CGAGGGATGTGAGTACACAGAAGTTGAGGGATGGACCGAAGAGTGCGGATTTCAGGTGGTTCTTGTGAGACGGAGCAGAGGGAGTGTTGACGGTACAGATAGCTATGCTACATGAAAGAGACGATATACCCAATACAGTGTTTTGCTACTCTCGTCCCGAGACCCCAGCACGTGACCGACGTCTGTTTCCGTAGCGCTATGCTTCAGTGCCTGTGGGGTCTCCACATCTCCCAGAGTCACGCGCTGCGGTCTTCCGGATTAAGCTGAGCACGGAGTAAGGGCCCCAGGTTCGAAGCATCGTCGGGCCAGAGGGCGAAGTGGCAGTGCATTAGCTAGGCGAAGTCTTTGTCTTCACAAGACTGTGCTGGCTAGAGCACACATGTCCAAGCCCAATGTGTAGAGGAACAAGGCGAGATATGAGGCAAGGAGCCCGCCCGCATTGGCCGCGGCAATGCCACTAGCGCGCTTCTGTAGCTTATCAGCGGAGCTCCCGCTGCGACATGACCAGCCTCACGCGGCCTTCGGATCACAGATCACGGGGCAGCAGTTTGGAGCTGCCTTGCATTCTGCGCGCGCCCCAGCTTCTCCTCGACACTGCGCCCTCGACTTTGACGTCTGGCCGTGCATCTGCTCCGACTCCTCCACTCGACTCGctcgccaacaccgccgtTGATAAGCACTCCAGAGCTCCAGACAGCCCCTCCACACGCGTCATGGCGGTCCAAGGCATGGTGCCCATCCTGGTGGGCATGATGCTGCTGACGGGATGCTGCAACACGCTGTTGACCAAATACCAAGTACCATCACCCCTACACGGCAACAAAGCTGTCTGCTAACGTCTCGCCAGGACATGCAGTGCGTCGGCAACTGCGACTCCTCCAACCCCAAGAACCGCGACCACTTCGAGCAGCCCGTGCTCCAGACGCTGCAGATGTTCATTGGCGAAATGGGCTGCTGGCTCGTCATCGGCCTCTTCACCCTTTGGCAGCGCTACGCTGGCGCCCGTGCAGGCTACGAGGCCATCCCCAATGCTGAAGGCACGGCAACCCCGGCGAGCGACGAGAGCGGAACCGCCGACATTGCGAACCCACTCAAGCCCGTGCATGCGGACGACGAGGGCAGGATTCCGCTTGAGGGCCGCAGCGTGTTCTTGCTTGCGCTGCCGGCGTGCTGCGACATTGCGGGCACGACGCTCATGAACGTCGGACTGCTGTTTGTGGCCGCCAGTATCTACCAGATGACGCGTGGCGCGCTGGTGCTATTTGTTGGGCTGTTCAGTGTCTGGTTCCTCAAGCGCCATCTCGGACTGTACAAGTGGTTCTCGCTCTTTGTGGTCGTGTTCGGCGTCGCCATTGTGGGACTGGCCGGTGCGATCACAAAGGACGACAAGGCGACGCCAGGCCACCAGTCTATCCACTCTGCCATGACAAACGTCGCGCCAGCCAAGTCTCAGGCGCTCATGACAATCATCGGTGTGCTGCTCATTGCTGGCGCGCAGATCTTCACGGCTACGCAGTTTGTGCTCGAGGAAAGGATCATGGAGAAGTACGCCATGGAGCCCATCAAGGTTGTGGGCTGGGAGGGCATCTTCGGCTTTCTTGTCACGACCATTATCATGGTCATCCTGCACTTCGCTGTGGGCACTGGGTACTTCAACGCGAGGGAGGGCCTATACCAGATGACGCACTACAAGGGCATCGCCGTATCATCTCTCCTGATCATGATCAGTATTGGGTCAGTCACTTCCACCGCTTCCTCTGGCTTTGCTGATCCTGTCCAGTGGCTTCAACTTCTTCGGTCTGTCCGTAACCCGCACCGTCTCTGCCACGTCGCGCTCGACCATCGACACCTGCCGCACGCTCTTCATCTGGCTCGTGTCGCTCGGCCTTGGCTGGGAAACGTTCAAGTGGCTGCAGGTGCTGGGTTTTGCGTGTTTAGTTTATGGCAGCTTCCTATTCTTCGATATAATCCGCCCGCCGTTCAAATCGTGCGTAGAGAGGAAGCCGGAGCCTCTGCTACCCGAGGACCCCATTGAGCATCATTGAGCGTAGACGGGATGGTTGTACATAGTGGGAGCGGGATGTACATATTGGATCCAGCATTGGCGTTTGGCGAGATGGTTCGACGTATCTGAGCAATGAATCGCATCGTTTACAGTTGCGCCGTTGTGGTAGCTCACTCGTGTCCTGGGATTACTCGTTCACGGCACGAGAACTAGTGAACACGTACAAGTACACACATTCAGTCTGAAGCGAGCTATGCAGTGTTGTCAACAGCAATGCGCAGTTTCATCAGAAGTGGAATGCAAGGCCAATTTTTTTAGTGGCGTTCACTCACTCATCGTCGGCGGTCTATGGGAAGCTAAAGTGGCTAAGCGGCCAAGTGGCTAGtggccaagaccacactTAAGCGAGATCCCACTTCGAAATCGGGCACTCGTGTGATTGCGCATCTCGACAACCACCCGTAGCTAATCACCAGCAGCCAACAGTTCGACAATATGGCCACTACTCAGTCTGCTATGTGAGTTCTTCCCCGTGTGCTGTGCGCGATTTTCTGAAATAATACTGACAATGCCACAGCTCCAAGAGGAGAAAGTTCGTTGCTGGTACGCTGCACTCACACCTTTCCCTACCCTGAGAGCACTCGAGCATAGATGGAAATTTCAAGAGAGGGCCATTCGACTGCGAGGACGCTTGCGCAACTGGTGGAAAGAGGCGACCATGCGCTGCACAGCGGCTAACAAGTACGACAGACGGTGTTTTCTACGCCGAGCTGAACGAGTTCTTCCAGCGCGAGCTTGCTGAGGAGGGTTACTCCGGCGTCGAGGTCCGCGTTACGCCCACCGTCACCGACATCATCATCCGCGCCACCCACACACAGGAGGTCCTCGGAGAGCAGGGTCGCCGCATTCGTGAGCTCACCTCGCTCATCCAGAAGCGCTTCAAGTTCCCCGAGAACTCCGTTTCTCTGTACGCCGCTAAGGTCCAGAACCGTGGTCTGTCCGCCGTCGCTCAGTGCGAGTCCCTCCGTTACAAGCTCCTCAACGGTCTTGCCGTCCGAAGGGCCTGCTATGGTGTCCTCCGTTTCATCATGGAGTCTGGCGCCAAGGGTTGCGAGGTTGTCGTCTCCGGAAAGCTCAGGGCCGCCCGTGCCAAGAGCATGAAGTTCACTGTAAGCACAGCAGGCGCTGGTTGCAATTTGAACTGCTGCTAACACGCCACAGGACGGTTTCATGATCCACTCTGGTCAGCCCGCCAAGGACTTCATCGACGAGGCCACCCGCCACGTCCTGCTCCGCCAGGGTGTGCTCGGTATCAAGGTCAAGATCATGCGTGGATCTGACCCCGAGGGCAAGGCCGGCCCCTCCAAGACCCTCCCCGACTCCGTCACCGTCATCGAGCCCAAGGAGGAGCAGCCCGTTGTCCAGCCCATGTCCCAGGACTACGGCGCCAAGGCCATCGCCGCCCAGCAGGCAGCAGACCAGGCCAGGCAGGccgagcagcagcagggtGAGGGCGAGGCCGCACCTGCGACTGAGGAGCAGTAGATTGCAGCGTGATTGCGGGGCGCATGAGGTTACGAAAAAGCACGTAGCGGAAGCTTATGATGCATCTTCCTTTGCACATTCGGAACGGACTGGTCTGCTTTTGATTTTGAATGGGAGGTTATGGGGTCTTCACATATACTCTTCGATACACCCAAATACCAAACACCAAAACATGGCCTGACGTACCGATGTGGTTCGACTGAACATTACTCTCGAATGTTTGCTTCGCAATGTGCCGGCTAATGATTACAGTGTGCTTGTTTGGAAATCTGAATGGTGGCCAACGCTGACAAGACGAATCGCACCTGCCCTGAGATCTTCCAGCTCAAGCATCGTTTCAGCTTTGGCAACTTTACCTCCCAACAGCATCTCTTATGGTCGTTGGCAGAAGCCTTTCCCGGCAACTGTTGGACCACTCTTTCCGGCACGTATGCATCTCCGCTACAGTGTATCTTTGGCAACACGTTAAGGCTCAGGTAGCATCGACAGTCATGGCTGCACCACGTGCAAGTCCATCTTTGCTGACTGACTGTTTTATCAATCAAACTGCAGGTCGAGGTGGTACAGTATTAGAGTATATAACTACAAGGCCTCAGGTAACGTGGACCTGCGAAATGAAATGTGACAGCGGATGCATCCACCCCTGGCACACGGCACAAGCAGAAGTGACGGGACCTTCCTGAGTGTTTCCACACCTTGCAAGGAGACGTCGAAACGCCCGGGGTCTTCCCCGGCTGATCTAACCCCATCCTTCGCAGCGGGCCGGAAAGCTTCATCGCAGCAACACTCGACCTGCTCGCCCTCCGATCGACCAGCCAGCCCGTCTCGCACCCGCGCTTCCAGAAGCCCTTCCAGCATCTTGTGATCATCTCAGAGCTTCCTCTTTATGACGCTGGGGGGGTCTCGGCTCTTTAGGCTTCCGCCCCAAGATCGGGCAACCCTTCCTTATCACCCAGGCGTTAACGGCTCGGCACTTCACTCTATGGATATTAGCACGGGATTCCATTTTCTCCGGGTGTCACGGCGAAAGATTCCTCCAATCTGCAGGCTAAAGGAGTGCTCTTTACCCCACAATATCTTGCTCGCTTGCAAGGCGCTATATCCTGGCTCATTTGCGTGAAACTCTATAGCCGTCGTGCGCTGTGACGCTGTGCGCTGTGGGGGATGGACTCGATAGGAGGGACTCTGGAATAGGCGGTATGGAGACAGGGCCGGGCAATATGCATGTATTTGTAGAGGGAACGGATGGCACGATCTGAATGGGGGAGTATAAAGCCGGGATGGGATGGCTTGCATGGGTGAACTGCACTGCTACTTTCTCCCTCTTGCAATCGATCGCAGACACAGTTCAGCATGCGTCTCCCATCCCTCCTCTCCCTGTTCTTCGCAACCACCGCCCTCGCGGCCCTACCCTACAAGGGCATCGATTGGTCGTCTCTCCTCGTCGAAGAGAAAGCAGGCAAGACGTACAAGAACTCAGCAGGCCAGACGCAACCACTCGAGACGATCCTCAAGAACACCGGCGTCAACACGGTCCGACAGCGCATCTGGGTGAACCCCTCCGATGGAAACTACAACCTCGACTACAACATCAAGCT
This genomic interval from Ascochyta rabiei chromosome 5, complete sequence contains the following:
- a CDS encoding 40S ribosomal protein S3, with the translated sequence MATTQSAISKRRKFVADGVFYAELNEFFQRELAEEGYSGVEVRVTPTVTDIIIRATHTQEVLGEQGRRIRELTSLIQKRFKFPENSVSLYAAKVQNRGLSAVAQCESLRYKLLNGLAVRRACYGVLRFIMESGAKGCEVVVSGKLRAARAKSMKFTDGFMIHSGQPAKDFIDEATRHVLLRQGVLGIKVKIMRGSDPEGKAGPSKTLPDSVTVIEPKEEQPVVQPMSQDYGAKAIAAQQAADQARQAEQQQGEGEAAPATEEQ